The segment TTTCAGGGCCGGAGCGCCTGCCCGCTCGCAGCAGAAGGAGCTCGTCGCTCGAATGAGAGAAAAAGGCACTGTGAAGTGGTTCAACGCCACCAAGGGGTACGGGTTCATCCAACGGGAGAAGGGAGGCGACGTTTTCGTCCACTACTCCGCCATCCAGTCCGACGGCTACCGCTCCCTCAACGAGGGCGACTCCGTCGAGTTTGAGGTCACCGAAGGTCCCAAGGGGCTGCAGGCCGCCAACGTCACCCGCCTGTAGCCGATCGGCCCCAGCCTGAGCAGGGAAGATCGTCCGCCTGTCCCGGACCGTGGGCGGGCGTGGGGGTGGTGTCTCCGCTTGTCTTAAGCGCGGGTATGACTTGCTAGCCACGCCCCCACGCGCGATCAGTCCCGCCCGGACTGTCGGTGTGTCCCAAGAACATAACAATCCCTCCTGCGAGGAATCGACCGTCACCCAGACTGAGACTAGCATCCCCCCCCTAGAAGGGGGTCTCATGAAAAAGATAGCTCTGGCAGTTCTGGTGCTGGTACTGGGTTGCATTGCCGCGCAAGCCCAAAACGGGGGCCATTGCATGCAGTGCGTCAGTACGGGCGAGATTCAGTGTGCAGATGGCAAGTCCTTTCCAACCGGCAGATGCATTAAGTCTCCCAATGCCGTTGCTTGTCTCACTGGTTTTGGGCGGTGCGATTCCGGCGAAAAATGGCAGGACTGCGAGGGCTTTGACGACCCGGACGTTGAACCGGCGTTCTGCGCGGGCGGGGGAGGCGAAGGCCTGCGTCTCCCTCGAGTGAAGGACGAGTACATGGCCGCCCAACTTTTCTTCCCTGCTTGCAATGGAGGCTCGCATCCGGTTACGCCAACCGCTTTTCCAAGGGTGGAGGCGGTCCTGGCGGTGCGGGAGCGCCTATGAGGGTTGCGGCTCTTGCGCTCCTTGTGATGTGCCTAGCCACGCCACGGGTTTTGGCTCAGGCGGGCGAAGAACCCGCGGCCACTCCGCTGCACGAATCCCGGCCGGTGATTGTGGAAGGGCAGAGGCAAACGGGTACCATGGGCCCGTTCCAGTGCGACAACGACCACAACGTCCTCCTGGGGATCCCTGGCATCGAAGACGGTGTGCTCGACCCGAGCAGGGGCGTTCTGATCAAGGCCAGCCCGGCGGGGAGGGTCCTGGCGCACTTCACCATTCCCCCGGACGCTTCCAAGCTCTTTTTCCGGTCGTACTTCCTCGATCCCGATGGGGGAGTGTACTGGGTGGCATGGGAGCCCATGACGGACGTAACCACCGTTTACCGATACGGGAAGGATGGCAATCTGCAATCGAAGGTCCGGCTTGACGCCCGCATGAACCCCCTTGGCCCAATGGGTGTCTTTCCGGACGGCCGCCTGCTGCTCGCAGGCGTGGCTTCGGACCGCGCCCCCGGCGAACTCCCTAATATGCAGCCCTATACCGGGCTGTTCGACGCATCCGGCAAGCTCCTCAAGAAGGTGGTCCTGGAAGACGATGCCCGGCTGGAGGAAGCCGTCAGGAACCACGACGAGGGTTCCGTACCCACCGCATCTGTCGGTGGAAACGCTGCTGTGACTCATGGGGCGATTGCTTTGGGCCGAGACGGCAACCTTTACCTCATGCGGCACGCAAATCCTGCGGTCATCTACGCCATTTCGAACTCCGGGGATGTCGTCCGCTCGTACCAAGTTCCACCCACCCAGCCTGATCTGGTTCCACACGCTCTCTTCTACGAGGAGGGTCAACTGGCGGTGGCCTTTGTCCGCTGGGGCACCCAGAGCGGGATTCGCTCGATCTCCGAGATTCGCCTGTTGGATCCGGGTTCGGGAGAGGTGACCGCAACCTACCTGGGTGACGAATCTCTAGGCGGCGGGGTGGTTTGTTACGAGCGTGGCGGCAAGGTCACTTTTATCGGGGCCAAAGACGGGCACATGGCGCTGAGGTTCGCCGAGCCCTAGTGGGGGAGCGCGCGGGAAGACTGCGTGGAAGCTGACCCGGGGCCGCGCCTGGGGTATCCTAGTGCTTCATGGCCCACGCCTTTCAGACGGAGGACCCGCGGCTTCAGACCATCGCCGCCAAGGTGATGGTGGGGAGCCGCTTGGACGGCGCCGACGCCCTCGCCCTCTACCGCTCGCCCGACATCCTGGCGGTGGGCTGGCTGGCCAACCGCGTGCGCGAGCAGCGCCACGGCGACCGCACCTACTTCAACGTCAACCGCCACATCAATCCCACCAACGTCTGCGTGGCTGCCTGCCGCCTGTGCGCCTTCGGGCGCAAGAAGGACACCCCCGGCGCCTACACCATGGCCCTGGAAGAGGCCTTCCAGACCGCCGCCAGCGGCTACTCCGAGGCGGTGACCGAATTCCACATCGTGGGCGGGCTGCATCCCGACCTGCCCTTCCAGTACTTCCTCGATCTCATCGCCGGGCTCAAGCAGCGCTTTCCCCAGGTGCACCTCAAGGCCTTCACCATGGTGGAGATCGCGTACCTGGCGCGGCGCGCCAAGCTCTCCATCCGCGAAACCCTGCAGAAGCTGAAGGATGCGGGGGTGGACTCGCTGCCCGGCGGCGGGGCCGAGATCTTCTGCGAGCGGGTGCGGCGCGTGATCTGCGACCACAAGATCTCGGGCGAGGAGTGGCTGGAGACGGCGCGCACCGCCCACCAGCTCGGCCTGCGCTCCAACGCCACCATGCTCTACGGCCACGTGGAGAACGACGAGGACCGCGTCGACCACCTGCTCAAGCTGCGTGCCCTGCAGGACGAGACCGGGGGCTTCCAGACCTTCATCCCCCTGGCCTTCCATCCCGCCAATACGCCGCTCGAGCACCTGCCCACCACCACCGGCATGCTCGACCTGCGCCAAGTCGCGGTGGGACGCCTGGTGCTCGACAACTTCGCCCACATCAAGGCGTATTGGCAGATGCTGACCCCCAAGATCGCCCAGATCGCGCTGCGCTTCGGCGCCGACGACCTGGACGGCACCGTGATCGAAGAGAAGATCTATCACGATGCCGGGGCCACCACGCCCCAGGGCCTGCGGCGCCAGGAATTGGAGCGGCTGATCCGCGAAGCCGGGCGCGAGCCCTGCGAGCGCGACACCCTCTATCGCCCCGTTTCCCGGAGCGAGACCTCGCTCACCGTCCAGGCCTGAAAGGCCTTCCACAACTCCATCCTGGAAGCAAGGGCTTTTTGGAAATATTTTTGGAGAAGGGATATTTGGCTTCGAAATTGCTCTCCGGAGCGGTCCCTTTTCCCCTTGCCTTTTTTTCCTCAGGTGTAGAATTTAATCAGGTTCGAGTGGCTGCGCGGAGCCGAACGCGGGATTCAGCGCCCGTCTTTGAGGTTCCCATGAACGTGCACATCAGTGCTAAGAGCACGCGCACTCCGGAAGTCGATCGAGAAATCAATCATCAGGTAGAGAAGCTGGGCCGGCGGCTGCAGGTCTTCCGCCCCGAGCTGGTGCACCTGCACGGCAGCTTGGAGCCCGGCGCCCTGCGCCATCAGGCGGTGGTCTCCCTCAACCTGCGCCTTCCTTCGGGCGAGCTGGCCGCAGAACAGTCCGGGCCTACGCCCCTGGCGGCGGTCAAGGCGGCCTTCTCCGAGCTGCTTGCCCAGGTGAACCGGCACAAAGAGCAGTTGCGGAACCTGCGCCGCCGCCGCGCCGGCAAACACCTCGCCGACCACGTTCCCCTGCAGGGAACGGTGGCAGCGGTACACCTACCCACCATTACCGACGGCGATATCCGTTCCTACGTGGACGCCAACCTGGAGCGCCTGGAGCAGTTCGTGGACCGCGAGCTGCTCTACCGCGAGACCACCGACCAGCTGCTCCCCGGGCTGGTGACTCGCGAGGAAGTGCTCGACGAAGCCATCGCCCACGCGCTCAGCGAGGCGGAGGAGAAACCCGAACTGCTGTCGCTGGAGCGCTGGCTCTACCGGCTGGCCATCCAGGCCATCCGCCGCCTCTCGGCGGAGAACGGCGAGGCCGGCATCGCCGCCGTCCCCCTGGAGCAGTCGGCGCGCCGCCCCAACGTCCGCGCCACCGACGACGCCGAGCTGCAGTTCCACCAGCCCGACGAGATCTTCCTGGAAGAGAGCGTCATTCCCGACCGCCGGGTGTTCACCCCGGAGCAGATCGCCGAGTCCGACGAGACCGTCGCCCTCGTCGAGTCCGCTCTGCGGGACGCCCGCCGCCAGGACCGGGAGGCGTTCATCCTGTTCGCCATCGAAGGCTTCACGGTGGAGGAGATCGCCGCCGCCACCGACCGTACCCCCGAGGAGGTGAACCTATCCTTGCATGCGGCGCGTGCCCGCCTGCAGACCCGGTTGCCGCGCTCCCAGGTCCTCCGCGGCCGACCCCTGCAGCGCTCCGGGACCGCCTGAACCGCGCTTCCTCTCAATCAGGAGAAATGCTGATGATCACGCGCGAAGCGATCCGAGAGCTGGCGGCCTTTGAATCCCCCGCCGGCTGTGCCGTGAGTTTCTACTTCCAGCCCCTGACTCCAACCAACCAGTCCCACCACGACGAACTCATCCGGGCCAAGGACCTGGCGCGCCAGGTCCTGCACGAGGCCGAGAAGCGCGGCAAGAACGCTTGCGCCCGCGCCGACCTGGAGCGCATCCTCGCCCTGGCAGAGCAGTTGCACGGCAACCACGCCCGCGCCAAGGCCGTCTTCGCCTGCGGCAGCCGCGGATTGTGGCGGGAATTCGATCTGCCGCCCCGGCTGGCCCGCTCGCAGTTGTTCCTCGGCCACCACTTCCATCTCAAGCCCCTGCTGGCGCTGCTGGGCGGGCTGCCGCGCTGCGCGGTGGTGGTGGCGGACGCCAAGCGCGCCCGCGTCTTCCAGGTGGCCCCCGACCAGGTGGCCGAATCCAGCGGGCTGTTCGCCGCCGTCACCCGCCGCCAGCGCAGCGACGGCTTCCAGGGCTACGAAGCCGGCCACGCCCAGCGTCGCGTGGAGGATGACGAGCTCCACCACCTCAAGCACGTCAGCGAGCGCCTGAAGCACCTGGCCACCCGCGGCGGCTGCGAGCTGCTGGCGGTGGGATGCCGGGACGAGACCTGGCACCTGCTGGAGCCCCACCTGCACCCCTACGTGAAGCAGCGTCTGCTGGGGCGTTTTGCCGCCGATCCCATCACCGCCTCCCTCGAACAGGTGCGGGAGCGGGTGCAGCAACTGCTGGACGCGCACCGCGCCCGGCGCAGCCGGGAACTGCTGGAGGAGGTCCTGGGCGAGGCCCAGAGCCGCGGCCGCGGGGCTCTGGGCCTGCGCGACGTGCTGGCTTCCCTGGAGCGCGGCCAGGTCCAGTCGCTGCTGCTGGCGGAGGATTTTGCCGCCCGCGGCAGCCAATGCCGCGCCTGCGGCCGCCTGGACCACCGCGCGTTGCCGCACTGCCCGCTCTGTGGCCAGGACACCGATGCGCTCGCCGACCTGAGCGAGCGTCTGCTCGCCCAGCTGGTGCGCAGCGGCATCGAAGTGGTGCCGGTCGCCGACCCCGCCCTGCAGAAGGCGGGAGGGATCGCCGCCCTCTTGCGCTTCCGCGCTGCCCAAGGCGTGCGCCGGCGGCTGGCGGTTTGAGACAAAAAGACCCGGCAGGCCCGCCTGCCGGGTCTTCCCCCGGCACTCCTCCCCCATCCTTCCTCAGGCCGGGATCTTCATGCGCGCCGCCGGCGCCGCCGGGATCCTCGTCACCCTTCCGTCGTCAAGCCCGATCGGGGGCCTGCCGCCTTCCCGCGCCGCCGCCGCCAGCCAGCGCTCCAGGGCGATGCGCGCCGGGGCGGGCAACTGGGTGAAGCGCAGCCCAACTCGGCCTTCCTGGTCCGACCAGGCCACGTCGGCCTGGCCCTCGATGGCCGGTTCGACCCCGGGGGGCTGGAAGCGCACGATCACCCGCTGTCCCACGGCCACAGGCATGGGAGTGCGCACCACCATGCCGCCTTCGCTCATGCTGCTGGAGGTCACCTCCATCTCCATGCCCTTGCCGGAGCGGACATGCACCGGCATCTCCACGGCATGGCGGAAGTAGCGCTGCTGCTCGCCCACCATCAGCCCATAGGCGACGCGCAGG is part of the Terriglobales bacterium genome and harbors:
- a CDS encoding cold-shock protein, whose protein sequence is MREKGTVKWFNATKGYGFIQREKGGDVFVHYSAIQSDGYRSLNEGDSVEFEVTEGPKGLQAANVTRL
- the mqnE gene encoding aminofutalosine synthase MqnE; translated protein: MAHAFQTEDPRLQTIAAKVMVGSRLDGADALALYRSPDILAVGWLANRVREQRHGDRTYFNVNRHINPTNVCVAACRLCAFGRKKDTPGAYTMALEEAFQTAASGYSEAVTEFHIVGGLHPDLPFQYFLDLIAGLKQRFPQVHLKAFTMVEIAYLARRAKLSIRETLQKLKDAGVDSLPGGGAEIFCERVRRVICDHKISGEEWLETARTAHQLGLRSNATMLYGHVENDEDRVDHLLKLRALQDETGGFQTFIPLAFHPANTPLEHLPTTTGMLDLRQVAVGRLVLDNFAHIKAYWQMLTPKIAQIALRFGADDLDGTVIEEKIYHDAGATTPQGLRRQELERLIREAGREPCERDTLYRPVSRSETSLTVQA
- a CDS encoding sigma factor-like helix-turn-helix DNA-binding protein, translated to MNVHISAKSTRTPEVDREINHQVEKLGRRLQVFRPELVHLHGSLEPGALRHQAVVSLNLRLPSGELAAEQSGPTPLAAVKAAFSELLAQVNRHKEQLRNLRRRRAGKHLADHVPLQGTVAAVHLPTITDGDIRSYVDANLERLEQFVDRELLYRETTDQLLPGLVTREEVLDEAIAHALSEAEEKPELLSLERWLYRLAIQAIRRLSAENGEAGIAAVPLEQSARRPNVRATDDAELQFHQPDEIFLEESVIPDRRVFTPEQIAESDETVALVESALRDARRQDREAFILFAIEGFTVEEIAAATDRTPEEVNLSLHAARARLQTRLPRSQVLRGRPLQRSGTA